A genomic stretch from Sceloporus undulatus isolate JIND9_A2432 ecotype Alabama chromosome 5, SceUnd_v1.1, whole genome shotgun sequence includes:
- the FMC1 gene encoding protein FMC1 homolog: MAALAALGSPLRTFRGLARELRFALGREKGRLYRDAAAYQYLRDAFRAHRVTSEKLCRAQHELHFQAATYLCLLRSVREHLALHKEYHGRGDRTSEQVAGLVGLKLPQQPGGKGWE, encoded by the exons ATGGCGGCGCTGGCGGCGCTGGGCTCTCCTCTGCGGACGTTCCGGGGCCTGGCGCGCGAGCTGCGTTTCGCCTTAGGAAGGGAGAAGGGCCGCCTTTACCGGGACGCGGCGGCCTATCAGTACCTAAGGGACGCCTTCCGCGCGCACCGG GTAACCAGCGAAAAGCTGTGCCGGGCTCAGCACGAGCTCCATTTCCAGGCAGCCACCTACCTTTGCCTCCTGCGCAGCGTCCGGGAGCACTTAGCGCTCCATAAGGAATACCATGGAAGAGGAGATCGCACCTCGGAACAAGTGGCTGGACTTGTAGGCCTGAAACTGCCGCAGCAGCCTGGAGGGAAAGGATGGGAGTGA